A window of the Nibribacter ruber genome harbors these coding sequences:
- a CDS encoding helix-turn-helix domain-containing protein gives MPQKLPVYRIPDFTAARALANGFHVVDLQAHRAKHAFVQAPHKHDFYLLLYVKTGAGTHTIDFTAHPIQANSFYFLTPGQVHAWDLAPDTQGTLLFFTAEFYRGTQEADTLRQFPFFQSWQHPPVLFSSEEHMLPIQQLLQQMQQEYSQARTFQQDALRAYLELLLIQLARLYPKAERQPEAPNWPFQLYQLENLVEQHYLEHQPISFYARALHLTPKYLNELCKQNLGKTTSDLLQERLILEAKRLLTHSPHLTIAQIGAVLGFEDNSYFSRFFKKHTGTTPEKFRQRA, from the coding sequence ATGCCCCAGAAACTGCCCGTTTACCGTATCCCAGACTTCACGGCGGCCCGCGCCCTGGCCAACGGCTTCCATGTAGTGGATTTACAGGCGCATAGAGCCAAACACGCCTTCGTGCAGGCCCCGCACAAACACGATTTTTACCTGCTGCTGTATGTAAAAACCGGCGCTGGTACACACACCATTGATTTCACGGCCCATCCCATTCAAGCCAACAGCTTCTATTTCCTGACGCCCGGCCAGGTTCACGCCTGGGATCTGGCCCCAGACACACAAGGCACGCTGTTGTTCTTCACGGCAGAGTTCTACCGAGGCACTCAGGAAGCCGACACTTTGCGGCAGTTTCCGTTCTTCCAGTCCTGGCAGCACCCGCCAGTGTTGTTTTCCAGTGAGGAGCACATGCTGCCTATACAGCAGCTTTTGCAGCAGATGCAGCAGGAATACAGCCAGGCGCGCACTTTTCAGCAGGACGCGCTACGAGCTTACCTGGAACTGCTCCTGATTCAACTGGCCCGTCTGTACCCCAAGGCAGAAAGACAGCCCGAGGCACCGAATTGGCCCTTTCAACTGTACCAATTAGAGAACCTGGTGGAGCAGCATTACCTGGAGCACCAGCCCATCTCCTTCTACGCCCGTGCCCTGCACCTTACGCCCAAATACCTCAACGAACTCTGCAAACAGAACCTGGGCAAAACCACCTCAGACCTCTTGCAGGAACGATTGATACTAGAAGCCAAGCGTCTGCTCACTCATTCGCCACACTTGACAATTGCCCAGATTGGAGCCGTGCTAGGGTTTGAAGACAACTCCTACTTCAGCCGGTTTTTCAAGAAACACACCGGCACCACGCCAGAGAAATTCAGGCAGCGGGCATAG
- a CDS encoding DUF983 domain-containing protein has product MLGKGSKLYSIAKLKCPRCHEGDLFANNSLLGWRKMSEMLPQCPVCQQVYEPEPGYYYGAMFVSYALTSGPTLAVVGLMMLFSDEITLWMFIGALLLSLLLFLPAIFKLSRAIWINIFIGYDPAAASRPQARGH; this is encoded by the coding sequence ATGTTAGGAAAAGGTTCTAAACTTTACAGCATTGCCAAGCTCAAATGTCCCCGTTGCCACGAAGGAGATTTATTTGCGAACAACAGCCTGCTGGGCTGGCGCAAGATGTCTGAGATGCTGCCCCAGTGCCCGGTCTGCCAGCAGGTGTATGAACCCGAACCCGGTTATTACTACGGCGCCATGTTTGTGAGCTACGCGCTTACGTCTGGCCCCACGTTGGCCGTGGTGGGGCTGATGATGCTGTTCTCTGACGAGATTACCTTGTGGATGTTCATTGGGGCCTTGCTTCTGTCACTGCTCTTGTTCTTGCCGGCCATCTTTAAACTTTCCCGCGCCATCTGGATCAACATCTTCATTGGCTATGACCCCGCCGCTGCTTCTCGGCCGCAGGCCAGAGGGCATTAA
- a CDS encoding outer membrane beta-barrel family protein, which translates to MNPTATLRTTSLLFLSSLLFTFNTLAQNSATVKGYVQDARQQPLAYATVSLLSLPDSALVNAQMSDEAGAYLFEKVASGRYVVKASRIDFHPVLSAALEVGSQPVQVPLLKATEKTTALKEVVVQGQRPVLEQQADRLILNVDKLNTAGENSLEILKNAPGVRLDKDDNIVYRGSSSVNVMINGKMTYMSGTELSAYLKSLPASNITKVEFMANPPASYDAAGTAGIINIVLKRDLTKGMNGTATLSTGYGTYEKVSGGVNLNYNLGKFSFYTRLNTGHYNSYNRLTMERTIRDSLYRSVNYWHPITKSANLVAGGDFFLNKQHTVGLMLKGYTSPEEAMTTSNSINYDIPGNAIGSVQMLNPRTISSRNYSLNLNYKFDIDSTGRALTFDTDYVRYRHATQENFTNQYFGQAVVKDRQLEGLRNQATAAVQIYALKLDYVHPLGNQWKAEAGWKSSWVRTEANVHFERQQEDGWQNDARRTNHFLYRENINAAYVSLSKQVSKALSLKAGLRAEQTISEGDSRTTKSNVNRNYWELFPSVFASFAPHEDHQFSTSYSRRISRPNYKSLNPFTFYSDPYMGIQGNPFLQPSLSNSLMFSYTFKNFQVLSVSYLQQNDFVMEVVSQNDVTKESISTSQNLSRAHSLSFSSGGTLPVRQWWSANLQAQGSLNKVTTPVQGEQYNQEQFSWDLSTDHNFTLPKDYSLQYSLYYNSPSVSGLFKAQANTQMNIGAKKVFLDGRATLSLKLNDIFDKSRFRARLNYNNVNMYWKNEWESRRLNLSFSYKFGNNKIKTARNRRTSTSEEENRVSN; encoded by the coding sequence ATGAACCCAACCGCTACCCTTCGCACTACTTCCCTCCTGTTTTTGTCAAGCTTGTTATTCACGTTTAACACCTTGGCCCAGAACAGCGCTACCGTCAAAGGCTATGTGCAGGACGCCCGGCAACAACCTCTGGCCTACGCCACCGTCTCTTTGCTGAGCTTACCAGATTCTGCCCTGGTCAACGCTCAAATGTCCGATGAGGCCGGCGCGTACCTGTTTGAGAAAGTAGCTTCGGGTAGGTATGTAGTCAAGGCCTCGCGCATAGATTTCCATCCGGTGCTGAGTGCGGCGTTGGAAGTGGGTTCCCAGCCGGTGCAGGTGCCCTTGCTGAAGGCCACGGAGAAAACCACTGCGCTCAAAGAAGTAGTGGTGCAGGGCCAGCGCCCGGTTCTGGAACAACAGGCAGACAGGTTGATCTTAAACGTGGACAAGCTGAATACCGCCGGCGAGAACTCTCTGGAAATCCTAAAGAACGCACCCGGCGTGCGCCTGGACAAAGACGACAACATTGTGTACCGGGGCAGCAGCAGCGTGAACGTGATGATCAATGGCAAGATGACCTACATGAGCGGCACTGAACTGAGCGCGTACCTGAAGTCTTTGCCGGCTTCTAATATCACCAAGGTAGAATTCATGGCCAACCCACCTGCTTCTTATGATGCGGCAGGCACAGCGGGCATCATCAACATTGTACTTAAAAGAGACCTCACCAAAGGCATGAACGGCACCGCTACTTTGTCTACGGGCTATGGCACGTATGAAAAAGTGTCGGGTGGGGTGAATCTCAACTACAACCTGGGCAAATTCAGTTTCTACACCCGCCTGAACACCGGCCACTACAATTCCTACAATCGGCTTACCATGGAGCGCACCATCCGGGACAGCCTCTACCGGTCTGTGAATTACTGGCACCCCATCACCAAAAGCGCCAACCTGGTGGCCGGCGGAGACTTTTTCCTCAACAAGCAGCACACGGTGGGCCTCATGCTCAAAGGCTACACCTCACCCGAAGAGGCCATGACCACCAGCAACTCTATCAACTATGACATTCCCGGCAACGCCATTGGTTCTGTGCAGATGCTCAACCCGCGCACCATTTCCTCTCGCAACTACAGCCTCAACCTCAACTACAAGTTTGACATAGACAGTACCGGCCGCGCCCTCACCTTTGACACAGATTACGTGCGCTACCGCCATGCCACCCAGGAGAACTTTACCAACCAGTACTTCGGGCAGGCCGTGGTAAAGGACCGGCAACTAGAGGGATTGCGCAACCAAGCCACGGCCGCCGTGCAGATTTACGCCCTCAAACTGGATTACGTGCACCCGCTTGGCAACCAATGGAAGGCCGAGGCCGGTTGGAAAAGCAGCTGGGTACGCACCGAGGCCAACGTGCACTTTGAGCGCCAGCAGGAAGATGGTTGGCAGAACGATGCCCGCCGCACCAACCACTTTTTGTACCGTGAGAACATCAACGCCGCCTATGTAAGCCTGAGCAAGCAGGTAAGCAAAGCGTTGAGCCTGAAAGCCGGCCTGCGCGCCGAGCAGACCATTTCTGAGGGAGACTCCCGCACTACTAAAAGCAACGTGAACCGCAATTACTGGGAGCTGTTCCCCAGCGTGTTTGCCAGCTTTGCGCCCCATGAAGACCATCAGTTCTCCACCTCGTACAGCCGCCGCATCAGCAGGCCCAACTACAAGAGCCTGAACCCGTTCACGTTCTACTCAGACCCGTACATGGGCATCCAGGGAAATCCGTTTTTGCAGCCTTCGCTCTCCAACTCCTTGATGTTCAGTTACACGTTCAAGAATTTTCAGGTGTTGAGCGTGAGCTACCTGCAGCAAAATGATTTTGTGATGGAAGTGGTGAGCCAGAACGATGTGACCAAGGAAAGCATCAGTACCTCGCAGAACCTGAGCCGCGCCCATTCCCTGAGCTTTAGCAGCGGCGGCACCCTGCCCGTTCGCCAATGGTGGAGCGCCAACCTGCAGGCGCAAGGCAGCCTGAACAAAGTGACCACACCGGTGCAAGGCGAACAATACAACCAGGAGCAGTTCAGCTGGGACCTGAGCACCGACCACAACTTCACCCTGCCCAAAGACTACAGCCTGCAATATTCTCTGTATTACAATTCGCCGTCGGTGTCTGGGCTGTTCAAGGCGCAGGCTAACACGCAGATGAACATTGGCGCGAAGAAGGTTTTTCTGGATGGCCGCGCCACCCTCAGCCTGAAGTTGAATGACATCTTTGACAAATCCCGCTTCAGGGCCCGCCTGAATTACAACAACGTCAACATGTACTGGAAGAACGAGTGGGAAAGCCGCCGCCTGAACCTGAGTTTCAGCTACAAGTTTGGCAACAACAAGATCAAGACCGCCCGCAACCGCAGAACCAGCACTTCTGAAGAAGAGAACCGGGTGAGCAATTAA